The sequence GATGTATCATTTTTTATTCTATTCCAGACGACATCAGGAGATGTTTTGAGGTAAACAGTAATCCCCGCCCTTTCCATGACTTCCCAATTCACCTGTCGTAAAACAATTCCACCTCCCGTTGCAACTATCTGACCGCTATTCTTAGAAACTGATCGGAGTTTCATAGATTCTAAATCCCTAAAAAAGTCCTCTCCATGCTCCGAGAATATCCTGGAAACTGTCTTTCCGCACTCACTTTCAATTATCTCGTCGAGGTCACAAAATTTAAGTCGAAGCTTTTTGGCTAGAATCTTTCCAACGCTTGTCTTCC comes from Thermodesulfobacteriota bacterium and encodes:
- a CDS encoding shikimate kinase, with the translated sequence MVIENKISKNIYLLGFMGAGKTSVGKILAKKLRLKFCDLDEIIESECGKTVSRIFSEHGEDFFRDLESMKLRSVSKNSGQIVATGGGIVLRQVNWEVMERAGITVYLKTSPDVVWNRIKNDTSRPLLQVEKPFEKVNELLSMRIPLYEKADLIIETENKSPENIAAYIIGRIND